One genomic window of Candidatus Pseudobacter hemicellulosilyticus includes the following:
- a CDS encoding sigma-54 dependent transcriptional regulator: MSLKNASILVIDDDLDVLTAVRLLLKTEVREVTTEKNPENLRTLLNKQAYDVILLDMNFNSSINTGNEGLFWLSKIKEMKSEAAVIMITAYGDIDLAVRSLKEGAADFVVKPWHNEKLISTIREALKRKGRAASTPVTRTDSIIGSELLGESEVMEDIFHKIEKIAPTDANILILGENGTGKDLIAKAIHQQSLRREKAYVKVDVGALTESLFESELFGHKKGAFTDAREDRIGRFEAANGGTLFLDEIGNIGLHQQAKLLSVLQNRQVIRLGTNDPVSINIRLICATNVPLPELANESRFRKDLIYRINTVEIMVPPLRKRGNDIILLAKHFSRLYSNKYLKPVMEFDTKAIDKLLHYHYPGNIRELQYTIERAVIMAEGHVLQATDLIFSPIESAPAADAEPDELKLSAVEKNTILRVIEKHNGNITKAARELGLTRTALYRRLSKYDI; encoded by the coding sequence ATGTCTTTAAAGAACGCCTCGATACTCGTAATAGATGATGACCTCGATGTCCTGACCGCTGTCCGCCTCCTGCTCAAAACCGAAGTCCGGGAGGTGACCACCGAAAAGAACCCCGAGAACCTGCGCACCCTGTTGAACAAACAGGCCTATGATGTGATCCTGCTGGATATGAATTTCAACAGCTCCATCAATACCGGCAATGAAGGGCTTTTCTGGCTCAGCAAGATCAAAGAGATGAAATCGGAGGCCGCCGTGATCATGATCACGGCTTACGGGGATATTGACCTCGCCGTCCGCTCCCTGAAAGAAGGGGCTGCCGATTTTGTGGTGAAACCCTGGCATAATGAGAAGCTGATCAGCACTATCCGGGAAGCCCTGAAACGAAAGGGCCGCGCCGCTTCCACACCTGTCACCCGCACGGATTCCATCATTGGCTCCGAGCTGCTGGGAGAATCGGAAGTGATGGAAGATATTTTCCATAAGATAGAAAAGATTGCGCCCACCGATGCCAATATCCTGATCCTGGGAGAGAACGGCACCGGCAAGGACCTGATAGCCAAAGCCATCCACCAGCAGTCGCTGCGGCGGGAGAAAGCCTATGTGAAAGTGGATGTGGGCGCCCTCACCGAAAGCCTGTTTGAGAGTGAGCTGTTCGGCCATAAGAAAGGGGCGTTCACTGATGCCCGGGAGGACAGGATAGGCCGCTTTGAGGCGGCCAATGGCGGTACGCTTTTCCTGGATGAGATCGGTAATATCGGTCTGCACCAGCAGGCCAAGCTGCTCAGCGTGCTGCAGAACCGGCAGGTGATCCGGCTGGGGACCAACGATCCTGTTTCCATAAATATCCGCCTCATCTGCGCCACCAACGTGCCCCTGCCCGAACTGGCCAACGAGAGCCGTTTCCGGAAGGACCTGATCTACCGGATCAATACCGTGGAGATCATGGTGCCGCCACTGCGCAAAAGAGGCAATGATATTATCCTGCTGGCCAAGCATTTCAGCCGGCTGTACAGCAACAAATATTTGAAGCCCGTAATGGAGTTTGATACCAAAGCCATTGATAAGCTGCTGCATTATCATTATCCCGGTAATATCCGCGAGCTGCAATATACCATCGAGCGGGCCGTGATCATGGCGGAAGGACATGTGCTGCAGGCCACCGACCTGATCTTTTCTCCCATAGAATCGGCTCCTGCGGCTGATGCGGAACCGGATGAGCTGAAGCTGAGCGCCGTGGAGAAGAACACTATCCTGCGCGTGATTGAAAAGCACAATGGCAATATCACCAAGGCCGCCCGGGAGCTGGGGCTTACCCGCACTGCGCTCTACCGGCGGCTGAGCAAATACGATATCTGA
- a CDS encoding HlyD family efflux transporter periplasmic adaptor subunit: MDRVIAKKKWTTKKLLTIGGIVGILALIIASFYLTSGKSRLNVDTERISISEIRKGPFQEIIPINGIVLPITTIYLDAQEGGRVEEKFVEDGTVMKKGQPILRLSNTDLALSLVNQETSVYNLLTQMQIANTAAQQNTVTKLNQLTDVENQLKEAERIYLLNKHLYAEKVIGLQEFRQSENEYNYQVQKKKLTDQILQQDSASTKQGVEQARELFVRSRSALDLTRKKVGDLIVRAPVDGQLTSLDAEIGQNRNKGERLGQIDVLSGFKVRADIDEHYISRVFTDLSASFSFANKDYKLRITKVYTQVTNGRFQVDMEFAGEAPKGIRRGQTLQIRLALSDETEALLLAKGGFYQQTGGNWIFKVSENGNIAYKVDIQLGRQSPDYYEVLNGLQPGDKVVTSSYENYGTMQELVLKNKK; encoded by the coding sequence GTGGATAGAGTTATCGCCAAAAAGAAATGGACCACCAAAAAACTGCTGACCATCGGTGGCATTGTTGGCATCCTGGCCCTGATCATCGCCAGTTTTTATCTTACCTCCGGTAAAAGCCGGCTCAATGTGGATACCGAACGCATCAGCATCAGCGAGATCCGTAAAGGGCCTTTCCAGGAGATCATCCCCATCAATGGCATTGTGTTACCCATCACCACCATCTACCTGGATGCCCAGGAAGGCGGCCGGGTGGAAGAAAAATTTGTGGAAGATGGGACCGTCATGAAAAAAGGCCAGCCCATCCTCCGGCTCTCCAATACCGACCTGGCCCTGAGCCTGGTGAACCAGGAGACCTCCGTTTACAACCTGCTGACCCAGATGCAGATCGCCAATACCGCTGCCCAGCAGAATACCGTTACCAAACTCAACCAGCTGACCGACGTAGAGAACCAGCTGAAAGAGGCTGAGCGCATATACCTGCTCAACAAGCACCTCTATGCTGAAAAGGTGATTGGCCTGCAGGAGTTCCGGCAGAGTGAGAACGAATACAATTACCAGGTGCAGAAGAAAAAGCTGACCGATCAGATCCTGCAGCAGGACTCCGCTTCCACCAAACAGGGCGTGGAGCAGGCCCGGGAGCTATTTGTCCGCTCCCGCAGCGCGCTGGACCTGACCCGCAAAAAAGTGGGCGACCTGATCGTTCGCGCACCGGTGGACGGCCAGCTGACATCTCTTGATGCAGAGATTGGCCAGAACCGCAACAAAGGCGAAAGACTGGGCCAGATAGACGTACTCAGCGGCTTCAAAGTACGCGCCGATATTGATGAACACTATATTTCCCGGGTATTTACAGACCTCTCCGCCAGCTTCAGCTTTGCCAATAAAGACTACAAGCTGCGTATCACCAAAGTATATACGCAGGTGACCAATGGCCGCTTCCAGGTGGATATGGAATTTGCAGGCGAAGCGCCCAAAGGCATCCGCCGCGGGCAGACCCTGCAGATCAGGCTGGCCCTGAGTGACGAGACCGAAGCCCTGCTGCTGGCAAAGGGCGGCTTTTACCAGCAGACCGGCGGCAACTGGATCTTCAAGGTCAGCGAGAACGGGAATATTGCCTATAAAGTGGATATCCAGCTGGGACGCCAGAGCCCCGATTATTATGAGGTGCTGAACGGCCTGCAGCCCGGCGATAAGGTAGTAACATCCAGCTACGAGAACTACGGTACCATGCAGGAGCTGGTGCTGAAAAATAAAAAGTAA
- a CDS encoding ABC transporter ATP-binding protein: protein MIKITNLEKIYRTEEVETVALNKLTLEVKEGEFVAIMGPSGCGKSTLLNILGLLDDPDNGSFLFNGTEVAHFNERKRADLRKHNIGFVFQSFNLIDELTVYENVELPLIYTGVKTGDRKKRVEEVLDKMQIMHRRNHYPQQLSGGQQQRVAVARAVVNNPKLILADEPTGNLDSSNGNEVMQLLTDLNEQGTTIIMVTHSEHDSRYSHRIIRMLDGQTVLENIMV, encoded by the coding sequence ATGATCAAGATCACCAACCTTGAGAAGATCTACCGCACCGAAGAAGTGGAAACAGTGGCCCTGAACAAGCTGACACTGGAAGTGAAAGAAGGGGAATTTGTGGCCATCATGGGACCTTCCGGCTGTGGTAAATCAACCCTCCTGAACATCCTGGGCCTGCTGGATGATCCCGATAACGGCAGCTTCCTGTTCAACGGCACGGAAGTGGCGCATTTCAACGAGCGCAAACGCGCCGATCTGCGCAAACACAATATCGGCTTCGTATTCCAGAGCTTTAACCTGATTGATGAGCTGACTGTATACGAAAATGTGGAACTGCCCCTGATCTATACGGGTGTAAAGACCGGCGACCGCAAAAAGCGGGTGGAAGAAGTGCTGGACAAGATGCAGATCATGCACCGCCGCAATCACTACCCACAGCAGCTGTCCGGTGGTCAGCAGCAACGTGTGGCCGTTGCCCGCGCCGTGGTCAATAACCCCAAGCTGATCCTGGCGGATGAGCCTACGGGTAACCTGGACAGCTCCAACGGTAACGAAGTGATGCAGCTGCTCACCGATCTGAATGAGCAGGGCACTACTATCATCATGGTGACCCACTCAGAACACGACTCCCGCTACAGCCACCGCATCATCCGCATGCTGGACGGGCAGACCGTGCTGGAGAACATCATGGTATAA
- a CDS encoding ABC transporter permease, whose amino-acid sequence MLRNYLLIALRNLWKNKSFTAINITGLSVGMASAILILLWIQNEWSMDKFHEKDQRLFQVWNQTEGETYGWNSTPKILGPTLKQEFPDIQQICRMQNIYGALAIVGDNKLKVNGQFVDSTFLSMFSFPLVQGNPGTALRDPNNILLTESLARKLFGSTDVIGKIVQIHTGESKDQLTVSGLLKDLPNNSSLKFECLMPWSYMAKIGWDDNYWGNNSVDTYVELQPAASLAAVNKKIRDITRRHTQNKEPIDVFLYSFSSAWLYGNLQNGLPTGGRIEMVRLFAIIAGFILLIACINFMNLSTARSEKRAREVGIRKVVGARRGSLVAQFLGESILLSLGAGLIALLLVQLTLPAYNQLVGKKLFIPFGTPGFLLSALGFVLITGLVAGSYPAFYLSAFRPIRVLKGSFKQAGALITPRKILVITQFSFAIILIICTIIVRQQIRYAQERDAGYNKDNLVYVFGTADVEKHYALIIHELTNAGAITSASKTSSPLSDGWSNTWGIQWEGKRTDDRTVFERYCTDGNLVKTAGFHLVRGRDIDVQQYPTDSLACLLNEKAVAHMGFKDPIGKIVKDNNKDWVVVGVIKDFIIGSPYQTVTPMLIEGPKGWFNAVHFRLNEAKSTADCLAILKNVFEKYNPDFPFEYYFLNEDYAQKFRAEQQSATLAGLFAGLTILISCLGLFGLATYMAENRVKEIGVRKVLGASVLDITSLLSRDFLRLVVVALLIATPLAWWFMHQWLQDYRYRISISVWVFIGAGALSILIALLTVSYKSIRAAMANPALSLRSE is encoded by the coding sequence ATGCTCCGGAACTATCTACTTATCGCCCTGCGCAACCTGTGGAAGAACAAGTCTTTCACGGCCATCAATATTACCGGCCTATCCGTAGGGATGGCCAGCGCCATCCTGATCCTGCTCTGGATCCAAAATGAATGGAGCATGGACAAATTCCATGAAAAAGACCAGCGCCTGTTCCAGGTCTGGAACCAGACGGAAGGTGAAACTTACGGCTGGAACAGCACCCCTAAGATCCTGGGGCCAACGCTGAAACAGGAGTTCCCCGATATACAGCAGATCTGCCGCATGCAGAACATCTACGGCGCACTGGCCATTGTGGGCGATAACAAGCTCAAGGTAAATGGCCAGTTTGTGGACAGTACCTTTCTCAGCATGTTCAGCTTCCCGCTGGTACAGGGTAATCCCGGTACTGCTCTCAGGGATCCCAACAATATCCTGTTGACGGAATCCCTGGCCCGGAAGCTGTTTGGCAGCACCGATGTGATAGGCAAAATAGTGCAGATACATACCGGTGAAAGCAAAGACCAGCTTACAGTCAGCGGCCTGCTGAAAGACCTGCCCAATAACAGCAGCCTGAAATTTGAATGCCTGATGCCCTGGTCGTACATGGCCAAAATTGGCTGGGACGATAATTACTGGGGCAATAATTCCGTAGATACTTACGTGGAATTACAGCCTGCGGCCTCGCTGGCTGCTGTCAACAAAAAGATCAGGGATATCACCCGCCGCCATACCCAAAATAAAGAACCCATAGACGTATTCCTGTATTCCTTCAGCAGCGCCTGGCTTTATGGGAACCTCCAGAACGGCCTGCCCACAGGCGGACGTATTGAAATGGTGCGGCTTTTTGCCATCATTGCCGGCTTCATCCTGCTGATAGCCTGTATCAATTTCATGAACCTGAGCACAGCCCGCAGTGAAAAACGCGCCCGCGAAGTAGGCATCCGGAAAGTGGTAGGCGCCCGGCGTGGCTCCCTGGTAGCACAGTTCCTGGGTGAGTCCATCCTGCTGTCCCTGGGCGCAGGCCTGATAGCGCTGCTGCTGGTGCAGCTCACCCTGCCCGCCTACAACCAGCTGGTAGGAAAAAAATTATTCATTCCCTTTGGGACACCCGGCTTCCTGCTGTCGGCCCTTGGCTTTGTGCTGATCACCGGGCTGGTAGCCGGCAGCTACCCGGCCTTTTACCTGTCCGCCTTCCGCCCTATCCGCGTGCTGAAAGGCAGCTTCAAACAGGCCGGTGCGCTGATCACGCCAAGGAAAATACTGGTGATCACCCAGTTCAGTTTTGCCATCATCCTCATCATCTGCACCATCATAGTACGGCAGCAGATCCGGTACGCCCAGGAGCGGGATGCCGGGTATAACAAGGATAACCTGGTCTATGTATTCGGCACAGCCGATGTTGAAAAACACTATGCACTGATCATTCATGAGCTGACCAATGCAGGGGCCATTACATCCGCCAGCAAGACCAGCTCACCGCTTTCAGACGGCTGGAGCAATACCTGGGGCATACAATGGGAAGGCAAACGTACGGACGACCGTACCGTCTTTGAACGATACTGCACCGATGGCAACCTGGTCAAAACTGCCGGTTTCCATTTGGTCAGGGGAAGGGATATAGATGTTCAGCAATACCCTACTGATTCCCTGGCCTGCCTGCTGAATGAAAAAGCCGTGGCACATATGGGCTTCAAAGATCCGATAGGGAAGATCGTTAAAGACAACAATAAGGACTGGGTGGTAGTGGGCGTCATCAAAGACTTCATCATTGGCTCGCCCTATCAGACGGTAACGCCGATGCTGATAGAGGGTCCCAAGGGCTGGTTCAATGCTGTGCATTTCCGGCTCAATGAAGCAAAGTCCACAGCTGACTGCCTGGCCATCCTGAAAAATGTTTTTGAAAAATACAATCCGGATTTTCCTTTTGAGTATTATTTCCTGAATGAGGACTATGCGCAGAAGTTCCGGGCGGAACAACAGTCGGCTACGCTGGCCGGACTGTTTGCCGGTCTCACCATCCTGATCTCCTGCCTCGGCTTATTCGGGCTGGCCACCTATATGGCTGAGAACCGCGTGAAAGAGATCGGTGTGCGGAAAGTGCTGGGCGCTTCTGTGCTGGACATCACCAGCCTGCTTTCCAGGGATTTCCTGCGCCTGGTGGTGGTTGCGCTGCTCATTGCCACACCGCTGGCCTGGTGGTTCATGCACCAATGGCTGCAGGATTACAGGTACCGGATCAGTATTTCCGTCTGGGTGTTCATAGGCGCAGGCGCCTTGTCCATCCTGATTGCCCTGCTCACCGTAAGCTATAAATCCATCCGCGCCGCCATGGCCAACCCGGCCCTGTCGCTGCGGTCAGAATAA
- a CDS encoding ABC transporter permease, with amino-acid sequence MFRNYIKIAFRNLLKHKGYSIINITGLAIGMAACILLFIVVRYENSYDRFYPGHDQIARIITEDLDPDGMDYTPGIPYPLKEVVATALPDLPMGFYNDHSGSQISVLGNNGGAAQAKFIEDKGLGMVEPGFLRIFEQQWLAGSPDVLEAPNMSVLTKSIAEKYFGTWQQAMGQLISIDNRHTMKVTGIIQDPPVHSDIPLRVISSFETIRQRPDYHYDPHWGNLSSSMQLYVKLKTAADSVRVNKVLLKISKDQYEQNGRMERAHYLQALTTLHSDNRFGNFGDHTTSQATLWTLSLIGILIILMACINFVNLNTAKAVSRSKEVGVRKVMGGSRAQLFWQMMGETAVLVGIALVLALAIAWAAMPFLKQLVSIQEKLPLFTRDTIPFLAIVSLLVILLSGSYPALVLSGFRPALALKNKITSASIGGIPIRRALVVVQFAMAQVLVIATIVSISQMNFVRNMELGFNKNALLVLNGRTDSTALSRQAAFKAALLQLPGVKAVSFNSDVPSSDNNSASNFNFDHHANDEKFAIFLKYADADYFKTFDLRFLAGKAYDPGDTARTVVVNETFLEKFAIKDPQQVLGKEVRIGGGRWLPVSGVVKDFKTNSLRENIKPLIISIHRRRFTETAIKLQTANIVQTNTAIRKIWDQHYPEYAYDSFFVDESIANFYRQEEQLETLYKIFAGLAIFISCLGLYGLVSFMAVQKTKEVGIRKVLGASVGNIVYLFSREFTLLISLAFIIATPVAWWVMNQWLQDFTYRIRIGIGVFLLAITFSLIIAWITVGYKAIRAALANPVKSLRNE; translated from the coding sequence ATGTTCAGGAACTACATCAAGATCGCTTTCAGGAATCTCCTTAAACACAAGGGCTATTCCATCATCAATATTACCGGCCTGGCCATTGGCATGGCCGCCTGCATCCTGCTGTTCATTGTAGTGCGCTACGAGAACAGCTACGACCGCTTTTATCCCGGGCATGACCAGATAGCCCGCATCATCACGGAAGACCTGGACCCGGATGGCATGGACTATACTCCCGGCATCCCCTACCCGCTAAAGGAAGTGGTAGCCACTGCCCTGCCAGATCTGCCCATGGGCTTTTACAATGACCATAGCGGCAGCCAGATCTCGGTACTGGGAAACAACGGCGGCGCCGCCCAGGCCAAGTTCATTGAAGACAAAGGACTGGGCATGGTGGAACCTGGCTTTCTCCGCATTTTTGAGCAGCAATGGCTGGCCGGTTCACCCGATGTGCTGGAAGCGCCCAATATGAGCGTGCTGACAAAAAGCATTGCAGAGAAATATTTCGGGACCTGGCAGCAGGCTATGGGCCAGCTGATCAGCATTGACAACCGCCACACCATGAAAGTGACCGGTATTATCCAGGACCCGCCCGTCCATTCAGATATCCCGTTGCGGGTGATCAGCTCTTTTGAGACCATCCGCCAGCGACCTGACTACCATTACGATCCGCACTGGGGCAACCTGTCCAGCAGTATGCAGCTATATGTAAAATTAAAAACTGCCGCAGATTCGGTACGCGTGAACAAAGTGCTGCTGAAGATCAGCAAGGACCAATACGAACAAAATGGCCGGATGGAACGCGCCCACTACCTGCAGGCGCTGACAACCCTCCATTCAGATAACCGCTTCGGTAATTTCGGAGACCATACCACCAGCCAGGCCACGCTCTGGACCCTCTCCCTGATAGGCATCCTGATCATCCTGATGGCCTGCATCAATTTTGTGAACCTGAACACGGCAAAGGCCGTGAGCCGCTCCAAAGAAGTGGGCGTACGTAAGGTAATGGGCGGCAGCCGCGCCCAGCTGTTCTGGCAGATGATGGGAGAAACGGCCGTACTGGTGGGCATTGCACTGGTCCTGGCCCTGGCCATTGCCTGGGCTGCCATGCCCTTCCTGAAACAGCTGGTGAGCATCCAGGAAAAATTGCCGCTGTTTACGCGGGATACCATTCCCTTCCTGGCCATCGTCAGCCTGCTGGTGATCCTGCTGTCCGGCTCCTACCCCGCCCTGGTGCTGTCCGGCTTCCGGCCTGCCCTGGCCCTGAAGAACAAGATCACTTCAGCCAGCATCGGCGGTATTCCTATCCGCCGCGCCCTGGTAGTGGTACAGTTTGCCATGGCACAGGTACTGGTCATTGCCACCATTGTTTCCATCTCCCAGATGAACTTTGTGCGTAATATGGAACTGGGCTTCAACAAAAACGCCCTGCTGGTACTCAATGGCCGCACAGACAGCACAGCACTTTCCCGGCAGGCCGCCTTCAAAGCTGCCCTGCTGCAGCTGCCTGGTGTAAAAGCCGTCAGCTTCAACAGCGATGTTCCTTCTTCCGATAATAATTCAGCTTCCAACTTCAACTTTGACCATCATGCCAATGATGAAAAATTTGCCATCTTCCTGAAGTACGCCGATGCTGACTATTTTAAGACCTTTGATCTCCGCTTCCTGGCAGGTAAAGCGTATGATCCAGGTGATACAGCCCGCACCGTGGTGGTCAATGAAACCTTCCTGGAAAAATTTGCCATTAAGGACCCACAGCAGGTACTTGGTAAAGAAGTACGGATAGGCGGTGGCAGATGGCTGCCTGTCTCAGGCGTGGTGAAGGATTTCAAGACCAATTCCCTCCGGGAGAATATCAAGCCGCTGATTATCTCCATTCATCGTCGCCGGTTCACGGAAACCGCCATTAAGCTTCAGACGGCCAATATTGTTCAAACCAATACCGCTATCCGGAAGATCTGGGACCAGCACTATCCCGAATATGCTTACGACAGCTTCTTTGTGGATGAGAGCATCGCCAATTTCTACCGCCAGGAAGAACAGCTGGAAACATTGTACAAGATCTTTGCAGGACTGGCCATCTTTATCTCCTGCCTGGGCCTGTACGGACTGGTTTCCTTCATGGCCGTACAGAAGACAAAAGAAGTGGGTATCCGCAAAGTGCTGGGTGCTTCGGTTGGCAATATCGTTTACCTGTTCTCACGGGAGTTCACCCTGCTGATCAGTCTGGCCTTTATCATTGCCACACCGGTAGCCTGGTGGGTCATGAACCAGTGGCTGCAGGATTTCACCTACCGGATACGTATCGGCATTGGGGTATTCCTGCTGGCCATTACCTTTTCCCTGATCATTGCCTGGATCACGGTGGGCTATAAGGCCATCCGGGCAGCCCTGGCCAATCCCGTTAAAAGTTTACGCAATGAATAA
- a CDS encoding ABC transporter permease has product MFRNFLKTAFRNLWKHRTFSLINILGLTVGLTGCFLIFLYVRFEMSYESWHPKKDRIFRVVANIKTPTEELRTTGPSWAVPSNLKDEFPEVEDFVRFSRHSILFRYNDIKIQEENTRFVDSSLFRVFGFRMLKGNPATALRDPRSVVLTETAAKKYFGNEDPIGKVLLMTNEGQSASVTGVIRDVPENTDLKGDVYVSMTTLTKEWNPSLDKQWGNYGSMAYLLLRPGTDPKALEKKFPGFLQKRNGKEMEEHQMFASLFLEPLREVYLYTTREGNKTGRISNVYVFSIVAAFILLIACINFINLTTARSTERAREVGIRKVVGALKGQLTRQFLTESLLISSVAFILSMLSAALLLPAFNELAGKQISSGIFSNPEDLAVLLAASIGVGLLAGLYPALVLSSFRPIVVLKGRFATGAQGILLRKGLVIFQFTISIALVIGTLVVNNQMRYMNHQNLGFNKDQMLVLTTFSDPQTHTFKEELRKLAGVRQISAGSSVPGDGYNSAYSEIENRNGDLQVANLRLYFVDFDYIPLFDMKLVAGRAFSGDFKTDTTQAMLLNESAVKMFGYTSPEQAIGKRFKQWGREGKIIGVLKDFHYTSLQSDIAPLTLRIEPGAYDKVIANIPAAAAPATIATIEKKWKEFFPNRPFSYSFLNDIFDQQYRSEQRFGKLFLNFAILAIFISCLGLLGLASYSTMQRTKEIGIRKVMGASVSNILHLLSSDFLKLVSIAFVIAAPLAGFFMYRWLQDFAYRSQLSWWIFGLAAILALLITVTTISFLAIRAALANPVKSLRAE; this is encoded by the coding sequence ATGTTCAGGAACTTTTTAAAGACCGCTTTTCGTAACCTCTGGAAACACCGGACCTTTTCCCTGATCAATATTCTTGGTCTGACGGTGGGGCTCACCGGTTGTTTCCTGATCTTCCTGTATGTCCGTTTTGAAATGAGCTATGAATCCTGGCATCCCAAAAAGGACCGCATCTTCCGGGTAGTAGCCAATATCAAAACACCTACTGAAGAATTACGTACCACTGGTCCTTCCTGGGCTGTGCCTTCCAACCTGAAAGATGAATTCCCCGAAGTGGAGGATTTTGTCCGCTTCAGCAGACATAGTATCCTTTTCCGTTATAACGATATTAAGATACAGGAAGAGAATACCCGCTTTGTGGATTCTTCCCTGTTCCGCGTCTTCGGCTTCCGTATGCTGAAAGGCAACCCCGCCACTGCCCTACGTGATCCGCGGAGTGTAGTACTGACGGAGACCGCCGCCAAAAAATATTTCGGCAATGAAGATCCCATAGGCAAGGTCCTGCTGATGACAAACGAAGGACAAAGCGCCAGCGTAACAGGTGTGATCCGGGATGTGCCGGAAAATACGGATCTGAAAGGAGATGTCTATGTGTCTATGACCACTCTTACCAAAGAATGGAATCCCAGCCTGGACAAGCAATGGGGCAATTACGGCTCTATGGCCTACCTGCTCCTTAGGCCAGGCACAGATCCAAAGGCGCTGGAAAAAAAGTTCCCTGGGTTCCTGCAGAAAAGGAACGGCAAGGAAATGGAGGAACACCAGATGTTTGCATCCCTGTTCCTGGAACCTCTGCGTGAGGTATACCTCTATACCACCCGGGAGGGAAACAAGACCGGCAGGATCAGTAATGTATATGTGTTTTCCATAGTAGCAGCTTTTATCCTGCTGATTGCCTGCATTAACTTTATCAACCTCACTACCGCCCGCTCCACGGAACGCGCCCGCGAAGTAGGCATCCGGAAAGTGGTAGGCGCCTTAAAAGGACAGCTGACCAGGCAGTTCCTGACGGAGTCCCTCCTGATCAGCAGCGTTGCCTTTATCCTCAGCATGCTGTCTGCCGCCCTTCTGCTGCCGGCTTTCAATGAGCTGGCCGGCAAACAGATCAGTTCCGGCATCTTCAGCAACCCGGAGGACCTGGCCGTGCTGCTGGCCGCATCCATTGGCGTGGGCCTGCTGGCCGGCCTGTACCCGGCCCTGGTGCTGAGTTCTTTCCGCCCCATCGTTGTATTGAAAGGCCGCTTTGCCACAGGCGCCCAGGGTATCCTGCTGCGGAAAGGACTGGTGATCTTCCAGTTCACCATTTCCATTGCACTGGTGATAGGCACCCTGGTGGTGAACAACCAGATGCGCTATATGAACCACCAGAACCTGGGCTTCAATAAAGACCAGATGCTGGTGCTCACCACTTTCAGCGATCCCCAGACCCATACCTTTAAAGAGGAACTGCGGAAGCTGGCAGGGGTACGCCAGATCAGCGCCGGCTCCTCCGTACCGGGAGATGGCTATAACAGCGCCTATTCAGAGATTGAGAACCGGAATGGCGACCTGCAGGTGGCCAATCTTCGCCTGTATTTTGTAGACTTCGATTATATCCCCCTGTTTGACATGAAGCTGGTGGCCGGTCGCGCTTTTTCCGGCGACTTCAAAACCGATACCACCCAGGCTATGCTACTCAATGAGTCCGCCGTAAAGATGTTCGGTTATACCAGCCCGGAACAGGCCATCGGCAAGCGTTTCAAACAATGGGGCCGGGAAGGAAAGATCATTGGCGTACTGAAGGACTTTCACTATACCAGCCTGCAATCCGATATCGCCCCGCTTACCCTGCGCATAGAACCGGGCGCCTATGATAAGGTGATTGCCAATATACCGGCTGCCGCAGCACCCGCCACCATTGCCACCATTGAAAAGAAGTGGAAGGAATTCTTTCCCAATCGTCCCTTCAGCTATTCCTTTCTGAATGACATATTCGACCAGCAATACCGCAGCGAACAGCGCTTCGGCAAACTGTTCCTGAATTTTGCCATCCTCGCTATTTTCATCAGTTGCCTCGGCCTGCTGGGACTGGCCTCTTACAGCACCATGCAACGCACCAAAGAAATTGGCATCCGTAAAGTCATGGGCGCCAGTGTCAGCAATATCCTGCACCTGCTCTCCAGCGATTTCCTGAAGCTGGTGAGCATTGCCTTCGTGATAGCGGCCCCGCTGGCGGGTTTCTTTATGTATCGATGGCTGCAGGACTTTGCCTACCGTTCCCAGCTGAGCTGGTGGATCTTTGGCCTGGCCGCCATTCTGGCCCTGCTGATCACTGTTACAACGATCAGTTTCCTGGCCATCAGGGCCGCCCTGGCAAACCCCGTGAAAAGTTTACGCGCAGAATAA